A genome region from Paenibacillus pabuli includes the following:
- a CDS encoding VOC family protein codes for MLIKLNWITLRVRNLEASLGFYHGMLGLPIQRQFESRGRQIAMLGTENETMLELIEGSESIVKEESGVSIGYEVSSLEEAMERLAALNIPIVRGPVQPNPHLRFLYIADPDGFEVQLAEHG; via the coding sequence ATGTTAATCAAACTAAACTGGATCACGCTGCGGGTACGCAATTTGGAAGCCTCGCTCGGGTTCTACCACGGCATGCTCGGGCTCCCCATACAGCGCCAATTCGAAAGCCGTGGACGGCAGATTGCCATGCTGGGCACTGAAAATGAAACCATGCTGGAACTGATTGAGGGCAGCGAATCCATCGTAAAAGAAGAATCTGGCGTGTCAATCGGCTATGAGGTGAGCTCGTTGGAAGAAGCTATGGAACGGCTGGCAGCACTGAATATTCCTATTGTTCGTGGCCCCGTCCAGCCCAACCCCCATCTGCGTTTCCTTTACATCGCTGATCCGGACGGCTTCGAGGTACAGCTTGCCGAGCATGGATGA
- a CDS encoding DUF4850 domain-containing protein, translating to MEKNVEQRPSAKPRRRRIGWFTAIAVVPLLTCGMHIGFSTWGNGYASAPALGGIPQDSAPVQSTGKTIVFPGNDGSKIALPLQLTEADLSMDSDRSYIRSAPPRIPEMSYELSPELKEKLQAVLVYRPDMQGGYLLLAPAGWKASGSVGANGSYGLTLTNPDNIAENLHYSDNAWACQGCAINNIGTYFPDQADWADEQGFTVYEPMAFDQWNDVGSEGDNHRTALYVTTSKDGFYQKGVGYYAEDINGYLFRLLEYNLAQVSSIEDEVIQSSLHFFQSHHGPMNMETD from the coding sequence ATGGAGAAAAACGTGGAACAACGTCCATCCGCCAAGCCCCGTCGCCGCAGAATAGGATGGTTCACTGCAATCGCTGTCGTACCTCTGCTTACATGTGGAATGCATATCGGGTTTAGCACCTGGGGAAACGGCTATGCATCGGCACCTGCTCTAGGAGGGATTCCACAGGATTCAGCACCTGTTCAATCGACGGGGAAAACAATCGTTTTCCCAGGAAATGATGGGAGTAAAATTGCATTGCCTCTGCAGTTGACGGAAGCAGATCTCAGCATGGACAGCGATCGAAGTTATATCCGATCTGCACCTCCCCGAATTCCGGAGATGAGTTACGAACTCTCGCCGGAACTGAAAGAAAAGCTGCAAGCTGTACTCGTGTATCGACCAGACATGCAAGGCGGCTACCTGTTATTAGCGCCAGCAGGCTGGAAAGCTTCGGGAAGCGTAGGTGCGAACGGTTCATATGGACTCACGCTGACGAATCCAGATAATATAGCAGAGAACCTGCATTATTCGGATAATGCCTGGGCCTGCCAAGGCTGTGCCATAAACAACATTGGGACTTATTTCCCCGATCAGGCCGACTGGGCAGATGAACAGGGTTTCACGGTCTATGAACCTATGGCTTTTGACCAATGGAATGATGTCGGATCAGAGGGGGATAACCACCGAACAGCATTATATGTGACGACATCGAAGGACGGATTTTACCAGAAAGGTGTCGGTTATTACGCAGAAGACATCAACGGTTATTTATTCAGGCTGCTGGAATACAACCTAGCTCAAGTTTCGTCTATTGAAGACGAGGTGATTCAGTCCTCTTTGCATTTTTTCCAGTCCCATCATGGACCGATGAATATGGAGACAGACTAG
- a CDS encoding methyl-accepting chemotaxis protein → MNRYDEIIWKRNKLINIILWLIVAIGLGLIFLLPKLVVSSSIAILFAGWVTYANVKRKHIHLIPWLITLIITICGVYIGWGAVNFSLSLVLTAILLLYPNKKFFMIGFFISLANSVLQLFVINTENTIDLIGNIVNVGMFALTGAILMLVSHLNQRLFLDSEVRWQEVEQSKQRVETMMERVKASVEGLSLYTDQLKQKVDATGSITNEVTLGFSEVAKGVEFQATSVAEISESLSLSDHHIRDVASYSSQMKELSASMASSTETGSAQMDHLNVQMQELYETIDTTASDMRKFNEESEAMSLMLNSISDIANQTNLLALNAAIEAARAGEHGRGFAVVSEEVRKLAEHSGQSANDIGTILTRLKGQTQALTDRFERIRLALQEGRDSVQTAEVVFRTINSNSQEVLNQAMDIESSSATMKESSTKVVNEVSEISSVTQQSSAATEEILASMEEQRSLTQKMVDSFGELEQLILNLNELVSDHQMSSSVTEEKAGDRPSPSVAPMDTLSA, encoded by the coding sequence ATGAATCGGTATGATGAAATTATTTGGAAGAGGAACAAGCTAATCAATATCATTTTGTGGCTTATAGTTGCGATTGGTTTGGGCTTGATCTTTTTGCTTCCTAAGCTGGTTGTTTCCAGTAGCATAGCCATTTTATTTGCGGGTTGGGTTACATATGCTAATGTGAAACGAAAACACATTCATTTAATTCCTTGGCTGATCACACTGATCATTACAATATGTGGGGTCTACATTGGTTGGGGAGCTGTCAATTTTTCGTTAAGTCTGGTCTTAACTGCAATACTTCTGCTGTATCCGAACAAAAAGTTTTTTATGATTGGATTTTTCATATCACTCGCAAATAGTGTTCTTCAGTTATTTGTTATAAATACAGAAAATACGATAGACTTGATTGGGAATATTGTTAACGTGGGCATGTTCGCCCTTACTGGAGCCATCCTGATGTTAGTCTCCCATTTAAATCAAAGACTTTTCCTGGACAGCGAAGTCCGCTGGCAGGAAGTAGAGCAATCCAAACAAAGAGTAGAGACCATGATGGAACGTGTCAAAGCTTCGGTGGAAGGCCTGTCTCTCTATACGGATCAACTGAAGCAAAAAGTTGACGCGACTGGGTCCATTACAAATGAAGTGACGCTTGGATTCAGTGAAGTGGCCAAAGGCGTGGAGTTCCAGGCGACCAGCGTAGCGGAAATTTCGGAATCCCTCTCCCTGTCGGATCATCATATCCGTGATGTTGCTTCCTACTCGTCTCAAATGAAAGAACTGTCCGCCAGTATGGCATCCAGCACGGAAACGGGAAGTGCACAGATGGACCATCTGAATGTGCAGATGCAGGAACTCTATGAGACGATTGATACCACGGCTTCCGATATGAGAAAGTTCAATGAGGAAAGTGAAGCGATGTCCCTGATGTTGAACAGTATCTCGGATATTGCGAACCAGACCAACCTGCTTGCACTCAATGCTGCGATCGAAGCCGCTCGTGCAGGTGAACATGGACGCGGATTTGCGGTGGTTTCGGAGGAAGTTCGCAAGCTGGCGGAGCACTCTGGTCAGTCGGCAAATGACATTGGCACCATTTTGACCCGGTTAAAAGGGCAGACTCAGGCGTTGACGGATCGCTTCGAACGCATTCGCCTTGCTCTTCAAGAAGGAAGAGACAGCGTGCAAACTGCAGAAGTTGTTTTCCGTACCATTAATAGCAATTCCCAGGAAGTGCTGAACCAGGCCATGGATATTGAGAGCAGTTCCGCAACGATGAAGGAATCCTCCACTAAAGTGGTGAATGAGGTTTCCGAGATTTCTAGTGTAACTCAGCAATCCAGTGCCGCTACGGAAGAGATTCTTGCCAGTATGGAGGAGCAGCGCAGCCTGACTCAGAAGATGGTGGACAGCTTCGGTGAGCTGGAACAACTGATTCTGAACCTGAATGAGCTGGTTTCAGATCATCAGATGTCTTCTTCTGTCACTGAAGAGAAGGCTGGTGATCGTCCTTCACCGAGTGTGGCACCGATGGATACGCTGTCAGCTTAG
- a CDS encoding DUF4274 domain-containing protein: MNWLEISKSKDVKQACEAVHSLDINERDERRRTPLMLFLTYRMPAEAIKCLLEQQADLDAEDKLGDTALKKAVKFKQIEAIQLLLEYGVKLDSTYGIQATAWNAARRDPAIADMLLGTTGSVRLRLTQAEKAIVDEILYEESSEKAAAKIRELDSAVLLHAVVDGYNWDDSPAPMLAACEHPACAEITLLDMVELLDADYWLEMDEDEVNQSEDGPGYRRLAELLRVKCPTESPE; encoded by the coding sequence ATGAATTGGCTTGAAATCAGTAAGTCCAAAGATGTGAAACAAGCTTGCGAAGCAGTACATAGCCTGGATATCAATGAGCGGGATGAACGGAGACGTACACCGCTTATGCTTTTTCTGACGTATCGCATGCCAGCTGAGGCCATTAAATGTCTGTTAGAACAGCAAGCAGACTTGGATGCTGAGGACAAACTCGGCGATACCGCTCTAAAAAAAGCTGTGAAGTTCAAGCAGATCGAAGCCATCCAGCTCTTGCTTGAATATGGGGTGAAGCTGGACTCTACATATGGAATTCAGGCGACGGCCTGGAATGCAGCTAGACGGGATCCGGCCATTGCAGATATGCTGCTCGGTACCACGGGATCGGTAAGACTTCGGCTGACCCAGGCGGAGAAAGCAATCGTGGATGAGATTTTGTACGAAGAATCTTCAGAGAAGGCAGCCGCGAAGATCCGTGAGCTGGATTCAGCTGTACTTCTGCATGCTGTGGTGGACGGGTACAACTGGGATGACAGTCCCGCACCTATGCTGGCTGCTTGTGAACATCCTGCTTGTGCCGAGATCACGCTGCTGGACATGGTAGAGCTGCTGGATGCCGATTATTGGCTGGAGATGGACGAAGATGAAGTGAACCAAAGCGAAGATGGACCCGGTTATCGCCGGCTTGCCGAGCTATTAAGAGTGAAGTGTCCAACAGAATCCCCCGAATGA
- a CDS encoding alkaline phosphatase, translating into MLNRFNARAAKMMLAVTTVVTATLGGSSAAWAVEDTATPASSSPIKNVIILIPDGMANDATALARWYKGSSLTLDSMASGMVRTHSADAPIADSAPAGTAFATGYKSHTGYVGVLPDKATMPGQKAIAPGDAKKPIASVLEASKLAGKATGIIATSEIMHATPADFSAHYPDRKNYDALSKQQVYNGLDVVLGGGSRYLEPAGRKDGENLVSSIKALGYDYVTTPAAMKASDSGKLWGMFAPASMAYDMDRDPAKQPSLAEMTSKAIDVLSKDEDGFFLMVEGSKVDWAAHANDPIGIISDVLAFDDAVKVAMDFAKADGETAVVAVTDHGNGGLTIGNNATSGTYDKEPLSTFIGPLKKAKLTGEGVEAKLNAKRTNIKAVMKQYYGISDLTSEEIATIKAAEPGSLNYAIGPMISKRAGIGWTTGGHTGGDVVLYTYAPNNDRPFGVIDNTDVAKYMARVLDLDLDSVSKQLFVPAKQAFTAKGATYKLDLTDAKNPKILVTKGNTKVELHIYKNIALVNGKKTALEGVIVYNGVDAFVPQGAVDLIQ; encoded by the coding sequence ATGTTAAACCGGTTCAATGCCCGTGCGGCCAAAATGATGCTCGCGGTTACGACAGTTGTTACAGCTACGCTGGGAGGAAGCAGCGCTGCGTGGGCTGTAGAGGACACTGCTACACCTGCATCATCATCACCGATCAAAAATGTCATTATCCTGATTCCGGACGGCATGGCTAACGACGCTACTGCACTGGCCCGCTGGTACAAAGGGTCTTCCCTGACTTTGGATTCGATGGCAAGCGGTATGGTTCGCACACACTCCGCGGATGCTCCGATTGCGGACTCGGCTCCTGCGGGAACGGCTTTTGCTACAGGTTATAAATCACATACAGGGTATGTAGGCGTACTGCCAGACAAGGCAACCATGCCTGGACAGAAGGCTATTGCGCCTGGAGACGCCAAAAAACCGATTGCTTCCGTGCTGGAAGCATCCAAACTGGCAGGTAAGGCAACCGGCATTATCGCCACCTCCGAAATTATGCACGCTACGCCGGCAGACTTCTCTGCCCACTATCCAGATCGCAAAAATTACGATGCGCTCAGCAAACAGCAAGTATATAACGGCCTGGACGTTGTTCTCGGCGGCGGAAGTCGCTACCTCGAGCCAGCGGGCCGCAAAGATGGTGAGAATCTGGTCTCTTCCATCAAGGCACTCGGTTACGATTACGTGACCACACCGGCTGCCATGAAAGCCTCGGACTCCGGCAAGCTGTGGGGAATGTTCGCACCTGCAAGCATGGCTTATGATATGGACCGTGACCCTGCCAAGCAGCCAAGCCTTGCTGAAATGACATCCAAAGCTATTGATGTTCTTTCCAAAGACGAAGACGGCTTCTTCCTGATGGTTGAAGGCAGCAAAGTGGACTGGGCAGCTCATGCCAACGATCCAATTGGAATTATCAGTGACGTGCTGGCATTTGACGATGCCGTAAAAGTAGCCATGGATTTTGCCAAAGCAGATGGTGAGACAGCTGTCGTGGCGGTAACGGACCATGGTAACGGCGGACTTACCATTGGTAACAATGCAACAAGTGGCACGTATGACAAGGAACCATTGTCCACATTTATCGGACCTTTGAAAAAGGCCAAGCTGACAGGTGAAGGTGTGGAAGCAAAGCTGAATGCCAAACGTACCAACATCAAAGCTGTTATGAAACAATACTATGGCATTTCCGACCTGACATCCGAGGAGATTGCCACAATTAAGGCAGCCGAGCCGGGCAGCCTCAACTACGCAATCGGGCCAATGATTAGCAAACGCGCAGGCATCGGCTGGACGACTGGTGGTCACACAGGTGGAGATGTCGTGCTGTATACGTATGCACCGAACAATGACCGTCCATTCGGCGTGATCGACAACACCGATGTGGCTAAATACATGGCACGCGTACTGGATCTGGATCTGGACAGCGTGAGCAAACAACTGTTTGTTCCTGCCAAACAAGCATTCACTGCCAAGGGTGCAACGTACAAGCTGGATCTGACGGATGCCAAAAATCCTAAGATTCTGGTTACTAAAGGCAACACAAAAGTAGAACTGCATATCTACAAAAACATTGCGCTGGTTAACGGCAAAAAGACTGCGCTGGAAGGCGTGATTGTATACAACGGCGTTGACGCATTTGTACCGCAAGGTGCAGTGGATCTGATCCAATAA